In Polyangia bacterium, a genomic segment contains:
- the thiC gene encoding phosphomethylpyrimidine synthase ThiC gives MSAQDGQGSKDSKGPVSAANGNGDSGRGKRLATVTVDPVDGLAPLDDFPASERVFKTDGDIRVPVRRIAIGDGEPPVDVYDTFGPRAEDLHQGLPKLRQPWIDRRVARGDTNFSQMHYARRGEITEEMRFVALRENVTPQFVCDEVARGRAIIPANRCHPESEPMIIGRNFLVKINANIGNSAVSSSIGEEVDKLRWSVKWGADTVMDLSTGKNIHDTREWIVRNSPVPIGTVPIYQALEKVNGKAEDLTIDLFIDTLVEQAEQGVDYFTIHAGVLLRYVPLTARRVTGIVSRGGSIMAKWCLAHHQENFLYTHFERICEVMKKYDVAFSLGDGLRPGCIADANDEAQFAELRTLGELTQIAWKHDVQVMIEGPGHVPMHKIQENMDKQLTICHQAPFYTLGPLVTDIAPGYDHITSAIGAAMIGWFGTAMLCYVTPKEHLGLPNRKDVKDGVIAYKIAAHAADLAKGHPGAQARDNALSKARFEFRWQDQFNLSLDPDTARDFHDETLPAPAAKGAHFCSMCGPHFCSMKITQDVRDYADSLGMAPDKALEEGLREKAAAFNDSGQNLYAAGGAPAVGSQE, from the coding sequence ATGAGCGCGCAGGACGGTCAGGGAAGCAAAGACAGCAAGGGACCAGTTTCCGCCGCCAACGGTAATGGCGACAGCGGCCGCGGCAAACGCCTGGCCACCGTGACCGTCGATCCCGTGGACGGCCTGGCCCCGCTGGACGATTTCCCCGCCTCCGAGCGCGTGTTCAAGACCGACGGCGATATCCGCGTCCCCGTTCGCCGCATCGCCATCGGCGATGGCGAGCCGCCCGTTGACGTCTATGACACCTTCGGCCCGCGCGCCGAGGACCTGCACCAGGGCCTGCCCAAGCTGCGCCAGCCCTGGATCGATCGCCGCGTCGCCCGCGGCGACACCAACTTCAGTCAGATGCACTATGCCCGTCGTGGCGAGATCACCGAAGAGATGCGCTTTGTGGCTCTGCGCGAGAACGTCACACCGCAATTCGTGTGCGACGAAGTGGCCCGCGGCCGCGCCATCATCCCCGCCAATCGCTGCCACCCCGAATCCGAGCCGATGATCATCGGGCGCAACTTCCTGGTGAAGATCAACGCCAACATCGGCAACTCCGCCGTCTCGTCGTCGATCGGCGAAGAGGTGGACAAACTGCGCTGGTCGGTCAAGTGGGGCGCTGACACGGTGATGGATCTGTCCACCGGCAAGAACATCCACGACACGCGCGAATGGATTGTCCGCAACTCGCCGGTGCCGATCGGAACGGTGCCGATCTACCAGGCGCTGGAAAAAGTGAATGGCAAGGCCGAGGACCTGACCATCGACCTTTTCATCGACACGCTGGTCGAACAGGCCGAGCAGGGCGTCGACTACTTCACCATCCACGCCGGCGTGTTGCTGCGCTATGTGCCGCTGACGGCGCGGCGGGTGACCGGCATCGTCTCGCGCGGCGGATCGATCATGGCCAAGTGGTGCCTGGCCCACCACCAGGAAAATTTTCTCTACACCCACTTCGAACGCATCTGCGAGGTGATGAAGAAATATGACGTCGCCTTCAGCCTGGGCGACGGCCTGCGCCCCGGCTGCATCGCCGACGCCAACGACGAGGCCCAGTTCGCCGAGCTGCGTACGCTGGGCGAGCTGACCCAGATCGCCTGGAAGCACGACGTGCAGGTGATGATCGAAGGTCCCGGCCACGTACCCATGCACAAGATTCAAGAGAACATGGACAAGCAGCTGACCATCTGCCACCAGGCGCCGTTTTACACGCTGGGGCCGCTGGTCACGGACATCGCCCCCGGTTACGACCACATCACCTCGGCGATCGGCGCGGCGATGATCGGCTGGTTCGGGACCGCGATGCTCTGCTACGTCACGCCGAAGGAACACCTGGGCCTGCCGAACCGCAAGGACGTAAAAGACGGCGTCATCGCCTACAAGATCGCCGCCCACGCCGCCGATCTGGCCAAAGGCCACCCGGGTGCCCAGGCGCGCGACAACGCGCTGTCGAAGGCGCGCTTTGAATTTCGCTGGCAGGATCAATTCAACCTGTCGCTGGATCCCGACACCGCCCGCGACTTTCACGACGAGACGCTGCCGGCGCCAGCGGCCAAGGGCGCGCACTTCTGCTCGATGTGCGGGCCGCACTTCTGCTCGATGAAGATCACCCAGGACGTGCGCGACTACGCCGACAGCCTGGGCATGGCGCCAGACAAAGCGCTGGAAGAAGGCCTGCGCGAAAAAGCCGCCGCCTTCAATGACAGCGGCCAGAACCTGTACGCTGCCGGCGGCGCACCGGCCGTCGGATCGCAGGAGTAG
- a CDS encoding cytochrome c, which produces MRAWRTISRPFCPGALLLAAALVGAGCSSAGDDPGPAVPVQPAGIYAQMCARCHGPGGHGDPEIKKTLPNVRDFADPVFQAQSSYEEIGRVIMTGKGQMPAFGAALSMPKIQALSGYVKRLGKPSAPH; this is translated from the coding sequence ATGCGCGCCTGGCGGACCATTTCGCGGCCTTTTTGCCCGGGGGCGCTGCTTCTGGCGGCGGCCCTGGTCGGGGCCGGCTGCAGCAGCGCGGGCGATGACCCGGGGCCCGCTGTGCCGGTGCAACCGGCAGGCATCTACGCCCAGATGTGCGCCCGCTGTCATGGCCCCGGCGGCCACGGCGATCCGGAGATCAAGAAGACCTTGCCCAACGTGCGCGACTTCGCCGACCCGGTTTTTCAAGCCCAATCCAGCTATGAAGAGATCGGCCGGGTGATCATGACCGGCAAGGGACAGATGCCCGCTTTCGGCGCTGCGTTGAGCATGCCGAAGATTCAGGCCCTCTCAGGCTACGTCAAACGCCTGGGCAAACCGTCGGCGCCGCACTAA
- a CDS encoding rhomboid family intramembrane serine protease: MPELPPGRRPSSPSGYPSWTRPIRERLTPAIKALVIVQVLLFAFYKLVPQSHTLLAEHLALGPGLFAGEVWQLMTSLFLHTDGVTLLLNLIGLWFVGAFTERTSGTRRFLLLFLGAGVLSNLAMAGVARLGMYQNGEIFFGASYAILALFVAYGRTFGRAQTQILGGLFMQAQNLSLLLVGFSVVMNLYQRDWAGLAGSLTAAAVGYFMAGGNLREMVGAVRRWVPRRARRRYRVLDGGQASAGKRQKYWN; encoded by the coding sequence ATGCCTGAGTTGCCGCCGGGGCGGCGCCCCTCGTCCCCCTCGGGGTATCCGTCGTGGACCCGCCCGATCCGCGAACGCTTGACCCCCGCCATCAAGGCGCTGGTCATCGTCCAGGTTCTGTTGTTCGCGTTCTACAAGCTGGTGCCGCAAAGCCACACCCTGTTGGCCGAGCATCTGGCCCTTGGTCCGGGGCTTTTCGCGGGCGAAGTCTGGCAGCTTATGACGTCGCTTTTTCTTCACACCGACGGCGTGACCTTGCTCTTGAACCTGATCGGCCTTTGGTTCGTCGGGGCGTTCACGGAGCGCACCAGCGGGACACGCCGGTTCCTGCTGCTGTTCCTGGGCGCCGGGGTGCTGTCGAACCTGGCGATGGCCGGCGTGGCGCGCCTGGGGATGTATCAAAACGGCGAGATATTCTTCGGCGCTTCGTACGCCATCCTGGCCTTGTTCGTGGCCTACGGACGCACGTTCGGCCGAGCGCAGACGCAGATCCTGGGCGGCCTTTTCATGCAGGCGCAGAACCTGTCGCTGCTGCTGGTCGGATTTTCGGTGGTGATGAATCTGTACCAGCGCGACTGGGCAGGATTGGCCGGCAGCCTGACCGCCGCCGCTGTCGGGTACTTCATGGCCGGCGGCAACCTGCGCGAGATGGTGGGCGCCGTGCGCCGCTGGGTTCCGCGCCGGGCGCGCCGCCGCTACCGGGTCCTGGATGGCGGACAGGCGAGCGCCGGTAAGCGCCAGAAGTACTGGAATTAA